The following are encoded together in the Streptomyces tsukubensis genome:
- a CDS encoding TetR family transcriptional regulator C-terminal domain-containing protein — MKEDGTDRVDEDAGDVADRVRQVIDGLGCSRREFARRIVMDPSKLSRSLGGTRRFTLAEIVRIAETAGVEVGRLLGSPQRPAPPPGREPAPVPEGGRPLQIVRETVRLIAEHGFHEVRVGDIAAACAMSSAAVHYHFPGRDELLEAAVRWCMDEDTNRRAAGLAAASDARAELEHLIALQTPRTEQQRRQWLVWLDLWAQAARSTAVGRLHEHYYRQWRGTVADVLRRGIAQGVFRPLDAEFAALRLTALIDGLATQVLATAPDSTGPDTMHTALLAFVDSELTA; from the coding sequence ATGAAGGAAGATGGGACGGACCGGGTCGACGAGGACGCGGGGGATGTCGCGGACCGTGTCCGGCAGGTGATCGACGGGCTCGGCTGCAGCCGCCGTGAGTTCGCGCGCAGGATCGTGATGGACCCCTCGAAACTGTCCCGGTCGCTGGGCGGCACCCGGCGATTCACGCTCGCCGAGATCGTCCGTATCGCCGAGACCGCGGGGGTCGAGGTGGGCCGGCTGCTCGGCTCCCCTCAGCGGCCCGCTCCGCCGCCCGGCCGGGAGCCCGCGCCTGTGCCCGAGGGAGGCCGGCCGCTGCAGATCGTGCGGGAGACCGTCCGGCTGATCGCGGAGCACGGTTTCCACGAGGTACGGGTCGGCGACATCGCCGCCGCCTGCGCCATGAGCAGCGCCGCCGTGCACTACCACTTCCCCGGCCGTGACGAGCTGCTGGAGGCGGCCGTGCGCTGGTGCATGGACGAGGACACCAACCGACGGGCCGCGGGCCTCGCCGCGGCCTCCGACGCCCGCGCGGAGCTGGAGCACCTGATCGCGCTACAGACTCCCCGTACCGAGCAGCAGCGTCGGCAGTGGCTGGTCTGGCTGGACCTGTGGGCGCAGGCCGCCCGTTCCACCGCCGTCGGCCGACTGCACGAGCACTACTACCGGCAGTGGCGCGGCACTGTCGCGGATGTCCTGCGTCGCGGCATCGCGCAGGGTGTCTTCCGGCCCTTGGACGCGGAGTTCGCCGCGCTGCGGTTGACCGCGCTGATCGACGGGCTGGCCACCCAGGTACTGGCCACCGCACCCGACAGCACCGGGCCCGACACCATGCACACCGCTCTCCTCGCTTTCGTCGACAGCGAACTCACCGCCTGA